In the Tetrapisispora phaffii CBS 4417 chromosome 7, complete genome genome, one interval contains:
- the TGL1 gene encoding sterol esterase (similar to Saccharomyces cerevisiae TGL1 (YKL140W); ancestral locus Anc_2.424) has translation MILPFLSRLNLTDYFIIILVYIEFVTSSILQFIPTKLINSITWLFQHLFTSNPAMDIPVNEVPIDTQLRLAPSIHEMCKLFNVEVEDYLVRTEDDYILTIHRIPPRKDLHDTEVTPKVAYLHHGLLMCSDIWCCNVERHKNLPFVLHDLGYDVWMGNNRGNKYSTAHVFLQPGSPKFWNFSIDEFAYFDIPNTINYILENVNAEQVTCIGFSQGSAQMFAALSINKKLNEKISQFIAIAPAMTPHGLHNRIVDKIVKATPKLMYLFFGRNIVLPSATVWRRTLHPKLFNTLIDVANIMLFNWNSKNITIKQKFISYSKLYSTTSVKCIVHWFQILRSQKFQLYEEPDDMFNSLSRPYLIPVFPTRTNIKVPILLIYGGSDSLVDIDVMKANLPPKRVFDIKIDNHEHLDLIWGNDVDVLVIDKVLKFIEFFTPIDDPSYRLLSKYFNSNNFKKYASITSEHTIKPENLIGTPRKNSVAVASIHKRSPSIVSRHNYNERDSELKSYVTNESRNGDLVDLPEINSTSSCSSASEEEELHAEAVEIHRQLSQNHIPAQNNSDLELTKSVMDSIK, from the coding sequence ATGATCTTACCGTTTCTCAGTCGTTTAAATCTGACggattattttattataattctGGTCTATATCGAATTTGTAACCTCATCTATTCTACAATTTATCCCAActaaattgattaattctATTACATGGCTATTCCAACATCTATTCACAAGCAATCCTGCTATGGATATCCCTGTCAATGAAGTGCCGATTGACACTCAATTAAGATTAGCTCCTTCCATCCATGAGATGTGTAAACTTTTTAATGTGGAAGTAGAGGATTATTTAGTAAGAACTGAAGatgattatatattaacaattCATAGAATTCCTCCACGTAAGGATTTACATGATACAGAAGTAACTCCAAAGGTTGCTTATTTACATCATGGTTTATTAATGTGTTCCGATATATGGTGTTGTAATGTCGAGAGGCATAAAAATCTACCTTTTGTTTTACATGATTTAGGTTATGATGTGTGGATGGGCAACAATAGAGGTAATAAATATTCCACTGCTCATGTGTTTTTACAACCAGGTTCTCCTaaattttggaatttttcTATTGATGAATTTGCTTATTTTGATATTCCAAACactattaattatattttagaaaatgttAATGCTGAACAGGTTACATGTATTGGATTTTCTCAAGGTTCTGCGCAAATGTTTGCAGCTTTATCTATTaacaagaaattaaatgaaaagattTCTCAATTCATTGCGATTGCTCCTGCAATGACCCCACATGGTCTACATAATAGAAttgttgataaaattgTGAAAGCTACACCGAAAttaatgtatttattttttggtaGAAATATAGTTCTACCTTCAGCAACAGTTTGGAGACGTACGTTACATCcaaaacttttcaatacATTAATTGATGTAGCAAATATAATGTTGTTCAATTggaattcaaaaaatattacaataaaacaaaaatttatatCATATTCAAAGTTATATTCTACCACTTCAGTAAAGTGTATTGTGCATTGgtttcaaatattaagaTCTCAGAAATTTCAACTATATGAAGAACCTGATGACATGTTTAATTCTTTATCCAGACCATACTTAATCCCAGTGTTTCCAACGAGAACTAATATTAAAGTCccaattttattgatatatgGGGGTTCTGATTCATTAGTTGATATCGATGTAATGAAGGCCAATTTACCACCAAAAAGAGTgtttgatattaaaattgataacCATGAACATTTAGATTTAATTTGGGGTAATGACGTCGACGTCTTAGTTATAGataaagttttaaaatttattgaatttttcaccCCAATTGATGATCCAAGTTATAGGTTATTGAGTAAGTACTTTAATTCGaataactttaaaaaatatgcaTCAATAACTTCGGAGCATACTATAAAACCTGAAAACCTTATCGGAACACCAAGAAAAAATTCAGTTGCAGTGGCATCTATTCATAAGAGAAGTCCATCTATTGTCTCAAGACataattataatgaaaGAGATAGTGAACTAAAAAGTTATGTTACAAATGAATCCAGAAATGGTGATTTGGTTGATTTACCAGAGATTAACTCAACTTCATCATGTTCATCTGCCTCTGAGGAAGAGGAATTACATGCAGAAGCTGTTGAAATTCACAGACAATTATCTCAAAACCATATTCCAGCACAAAATAATTCAGATCTGGAACTAACCAAATCAGTAATGGACTCAATCAAATGA
- the CMC1 gene encoding Cmc1p (similar to Saccharomyces cerevisiae YKL137W; ancestral locus Anc_2.429), with translation MAENNESRGKRLPMWVLGPKDDGEARKNLKDYAYSKCHEYVDAMATCSKAHGLAVFPACNEQRSKMVECLLFYQLDTKYLDHERDKVVQKKIQLALDKNKE, from the coding sequence atggcagaaaataatgaatctCGTGGTAAGAGATTGCCAATGTGGGTACTAGGACCAAAGGATGATGGAGAAGCTCGTAAAAACCTAAAAGATTATGCTTATTCGAAGTGCCATGAGTATGTTGATGCCATGGCTACTTGTAGTAAGGCACATGGTCTTGCAGTTTTTCCAGCCTGCAATGAACAACGTTCAAAAATGGTAGAATGTCtgttattttatcaattagATACCAAGTATTTAGATCACGAAAGAGATAAGGTGGTTCAGAAAAAGATTCAATTAGCCCTTGATAAAAACAAAgagtaa
- the MRPL31 gene encoding mitochondrial 54S ribosomal protein mL60 (similar to Saccharomyces cerevisiae MRPL31 (YKL138C); ancestral locus Anc_2.428) — protein MFGAFKPTNSLLGGLLWKNPWRMSRPQKQRLRNRLKAVDKNISELTLGLHLKTCESKGISYQEGLKMKTLFEPNNRLLQSLNDSSIFPKEHEMSPKDKYTVFNKKSPGYRKSVHKVPKWTKLSLRTNPEGF, from the coding sequence ATGTTTGGAGCATTTAAACCAACAAATTCTCTATTAGGTGGTCTACTATGGAAGAACCCATGGAGGATGTCAAGACCTCAAAAGCAAAGATTAAGAAACAGATTAAAGGCTGTTGATAAGAATATTAGCGAATTGACTCTAGGTTTGCATTTAAAAACTTGTGAAAGTAAAGGTATATCATATCAAGAGGGGCTAAAGATGAAGACACTATTTGAGCCAAACAACAGACTGCTGCAATCTTTGAATGATAGTTCAATATTTCCAAAGGAGCATGAAATGTCACCAAAAGATAAATATACAGTTTTCAATAAGAAATCTCCAGGTTACAGGAAGAGTGTTCATAAGGTACCAAAATGGACAAAATTGTCATTAAGAACAAATCCAGAGGGATTTTAA
- the TPHA0G02220 gene encoding uncharacterized protein — protein sequence MSDSLFECIWSSLDFLVANKCTKIDIFSDQVNGGYSFLYVRGNKLFSQRSNLGYLNRLNRALELKLGDYSGYYDIHSSFHDKRRDISLVCPNFATFVNCEIEPEFEQTFAIMIKTKETENVGQQASSLSFDWDVIFQYIVIKREIQYKINIGRFNTNKNIIFNTSLLKQFNKDLNIEHAFGHACSTKNGCLDYDISKYKVRISDEFSIDIRSFNDRLRDKKHTYLKKIYLYINKEIGRCLVDELVGTSNTFWGMIFFNFNVLDSRNFIQRSIEIMKNIKKIKK from the coding sequence ATGTCTGACAGCTTGTTTGAATGCATCTGGAGTAGTCTGGATTTTCTTGTTGCTAATAAGTGCACCAAGatagatatattttcaGATCAAGTCAATGGCGGCTATTCTTTTTTGTATGTTAGAGGAAATAAGTTATTCTCTCAAAGGTCAAATTTAGGATACCTAAACAGGTTGAATAGGGCTCTTGAGTTGAAATTAGGAGATTACAGCGGATATTATGATATACACAGTTCATTTCATGATAAGAGGAGGGACATTAGCTTGGTGTGTCCCAATTTTGCGACTTTTGTCAATTGTGAGATTGAACCAGAATTTGAGCAAACCTTTGCCATAATGATTAAAACAAAGGAAACCGAAAATGTTGGTCAACAAGCTTCTAGTTTGAGTTTTGACTGGGATgtcatttttcaatatatagTAATAAAAAGGGAAATACagtataaaataaatattggTCGTTTTAATactaacaaaaatataattttcaacACTAGTCTACTAAAGCAATTTAACaaagatttgaatataGAACATGCTTTTGGCCATGCTTGTAGTACTAAAAATGGCTGCCTCGATTATGACATTTCTAAGTATAAGGTAAGGATATCCGATGAATTTTCAATAGATATTCGTTCATTCAACGATAGACTAAGGGATAAAAAGCACACATATctaaaaaagatatatcTATACATTAATAAGGAAATTGGTAGATGTCTAGTTGATGAACTTGTTGGCACGTCCAATACTTTTTGGGGaatgatttttttcaattttaatgttttgGATTCCAGGAATTTCATTCAGAGGAGCAttgaaataatgaaaaatattaaaaaaattaaaaagtaA
- the SNF7 gene encoding ESCRT-III subunit protein SNF7 (similar to Saccharomyces cerevisiae SNF7 (YLR025W); ancestral locus Anc_2.422) translates to MWSYIFGGSTAGRGKQKDLPKKAIVELREHINLLNKKQTHLNTQINQQVLDAKTFLNKGNKIQAKNSLKKKKIYEAQLDKLENTINSLEQQLFSIESANLNLETMKAMKQGSQAMKAIHNGLNIDKVDETMDDIREQVELGDEISEAIARPLYVGGMNGIMDDEDLDEELDLLQQETEANNMMSEPVIRQEVKETKMDLPNVPSEKLKSLSISESNHQEESLHEEEDEDEDERALRELQAEMGL, encoded by the coding sequence ATGTGGTCGTATATATTTGGCGGTTCAACAGCTGGCAGAGGTAAACAAAAAGATTTACCAAAAAAGGCTATTGTTGAACTGAGAGAacatataaatttattgaataagaAACAGACACATCTGAACACTCAAATCAATCAACAGGTTTTGGATGCTAAaacttttttgaataaaggaaataaaatacaagCCAAAAACtctttgaagaagaagaaaatatatgaaGCCCAGTTAGACAAGTTAGAAAACACtataaattcattagaGCAGCAATTGTTCTCTATCGAAAGTGCCAATTTGAATTTGGAGACAATGAAAGCAATGAAACAAGGTTCGCAAGCTATGAAAGCCATCCATAATGGTTTGAATATCGATAAAGTCGATGAAACTATGGATGACATAAGGGAACAAGTGGAATTGGGTGATGAAATTAGTGAAGCTATAGCAAGGCCATTATACGTTGGTGGTATGAATGGTATTATGgatgatgaagatttagatgaagaattagatTTATTACAGCAAGAAACAGAAGCAAATAATATGATGTCAGAACCTGTCATAAGACAAGAAGTTAAAGAAACAAAGATGGACCTACCAAATGTGCCAAGCGAAAAGTTAAAATCTCTCTCCATCAGTGAATCTAATCATCAAGAAGAATCCCTTCACGAAGAGGaggatgaagatgaagatgaacGTGCATTAAGAGAGTTACAAGCAGAAATGGGACTTTAA
- the COX12 gene encoding cytochrome c oxidase subunit VIb (similar to Saccharomyces cerevisiae COX12 (YLR038C); ancestral locus Anc_2.403) — MSEQVEATSAPSQPHLQTVGFDPRFPNQNQTKHCWQSYVDYHKCINIKGEDFAPCKVFWKTYSALCPVDWIEKWDEQREKGTFAGDIQNI, encoded by the coding sequence ATGTCAGAACAAGTTGAAGCCACCTCAGCACCATCGCAACCTCATTTACAAACCGTTGGATTCGATCCAAGGTTCCCAAACCAGAATCAAACTAAACATTGTTGGCAATCATATGTCGATTATCACAAATGTATCAACATAAAGGGTGAAGATTTCGCTCCTTGTAAAGTGTTTTGGAAAACTTATTCTGCTCTATGTCCAGTTGACTGGATCGAAAAATGGGATGAGCAAAGAGAGAAAGGTACCTTTGCTGGTGATATCCAAAACATTTAG
- the TPHA0G02230 gene encoding uncharacterized protein, giving the protein MSKEPIISSNASQKENPNLQIKRQDVSTRNERLDAVTLPEHNALRFDNLNSLNHEDDTIYVDDSNHATVLEQEEKTENTSDAKPFKKNQLLDDPNWSFDLLDRGEITLIDKDEIKDYLNEEQPKNEIDVPQYSSSPFPDNTNEDLELREYSKLSNPFLLSKLRISRTSNSFYT; this is encoded by the coding sequence ATGTCCAAGGAACCGATTATTTCATCTAATGCTTctcaaaaagaaaatccAAATCTTCAAATTAAAAGGCAAGATGTATCAACTCGAAATGAAAGGCTAGACGCAGTTACACTTCCAGAACACAACGCACTACGCTTcgataatttaaattctttaaatcaCGAAGATGACACAATATATGTAGATGACAGTAATCATGCCACAGTTCTTGAACAAGAAGAGAAAACAGAAAACACGTCAGATGCCAAAccattcaaaaaaaatcaacTTCTTGATGACCCAAACTGGTCATTTGACCTTCTGGATAGAGGGGAAATAACACTTATTGATAAAGATGAGATTAAagattatttaaatgaagaaCAACCCAAAAATGAAATCGATGTACCACAGTATTCTTCATCACCTTTCCCAGACAATACAAATGAAGATTTGGAGTTGAGAGAATACTCTAAACTTTCAAATCCGTTTTTGCTGTCAAAACTACGAATATCAAGAACTTCGAATTCATTTTATACATAA